One region of Bombus affinis isolate iyBomAffi1 chromosome 5, iyBomAffi1.2, whole genome shotgun sequence genomic DNA includes:
- the LOC126916007 gene encoding THO complex subunit 6 homolog — protein MMSDTINQKLFYNTVLSQAFSPDGNYLLAGNIYGDISVFELLKALGPHKVEENELQGPSYHFTAHPDQQVESMVSTDNFLVTGTSGEICGWDWKIVTSSKAPKSKVSWTIQLPVNKDSYEKPDVNYLVYSKSNNILYAGCGDNNIYVITLEDGRILRSLEGHTDYIHCLSLMGNQLASCGEDGTVRLWDLRKRENTNILTPHLVDKVARPRFGKWIGAIDFTEDWLLCGGGPSLSLWHMRTMEAATVFELPDEGIHVANIYEERVIAAGTAPHVYHLTYQGEMLAKVPTSSNTVYSIVYQENPQKVFSIAGSSNNIDVCTNFNYRELMLKFA, from the exons ATGATGTCGGATACAATTaatcaaaaattattttataacacTGTATTGTCACAAGCTTTCTCCCCGgatggaaattatttattagCTGGAAATATTTACGGAGATATTTCAGTTTTCGA GTTATTGAAAGCTCTAGGACCGCATAAAGTCGAAGAAAATGAATTACAAGGCCCCAGTTATCATTTCACTGCACATCCCGATCAACAAGTGGAAAGTATGGTTTCAACAGACAATTTCTTAGTAACAGGAACATCAGGAGAAATATGTGGATGGGATTGGAAAATAGTTACTTCGAGTAAAGCTCCAAAAAGCAAAGTATCATGGACCATACAACTTCCAGTTAATAA GGACAGTTACGAAAAACCAGATGTAAATTATTTAGTATATTCAAAATCAAATAACATTCTGTATGCTGGTTGTGGtgataataatatttatgtaattacTCTAGAAGATGGTAGAATATTAAGAAGCTTAGAAGGACATACAGACTATATTCATTGCCTATCCttaat GGGTAATCAATTAGCTTCATGCGGCGAAGATGGAACAGTAAGGTTGTGGGATTTACGAAAAAGAGAAAACACCAATATATTAACTCCACATTTAGTAGACAAAGTTGCCAGACCAAGATTTGGAAAATGGATTGGCGCCATAGACTTCACGGAAGATTGGCTG CTATGTGGTGGTGGTCCAAGTTTATCTTTATGGCATATGCGTACGATGGAAGCAGCTACTGTGTTCGAGCTTCCGGACGAAGGCATCCACGTGGCAAACATCTACGAAGAGCGTGTAATAGCTGCTGGAACGGCACCTCACGTTTACCATCTAACTTATCAAGGAGAAATGTTAGCTAAAGTACCAACTTCCAGCAATACCGTATATAGTATTGTATATCAGGAAAATCCACAAAAAGTGTTCAGCATAGCCGGTTCCTCGAACAACATAGACGTCTGTACGAACTTTAATTACCGCGAGTTAATGTTAAAGTTTgcttaa
- the LOC126915967 gene encoding DNA ligase 1 isoform X1: MYTRITFNLRSIVFNNIYSRSVIFLSKQFQLNAFFPIVNNVLNRILANSKIVKNGDQSNSGNPKRKRDDSGDSSETVSSPIGNSSRKKSVSKSPSLLKKVNGTPKIKLSPTATTMEKEKKKSKTPLTATKKKRKVNEVKSTPKKSDAKKKLKDLSSDEDQKENDLTVEKKTETSDEFESSKSSPKESKTKKNVKNIEKKATKKRSRIIAPVDSSDEEEHNLLPESPKKANLDVEENNPINEEENSNEDVLDIQKDSEEEEKKKEDNIEKPTKKIHNFFAPKEKESTNNTDKDKKKSSSHSYKPSASKYDPINDAFWKRGEKVPYIALTRTLELIEDTSARLKIIEILSNYFRSVIVLSPDDLLPSIYLCLNQLAPAYEGIELGVAETNLMKAIAQCTGRTLAQIKADVQTVGDLGIVAEGSRSNQRTMFRPAPLTVSNVYTRLKEIAQMTGSASLTKKLDKIQSLFVACRFTEARYLIRSLAGKLRIGLAEQSVLQALALACTMTPPIQSYPPEVLDVSKKMSSDAFKQKYDETALTLKTTYCECPNYDKIIPVLLKEGIEELPNKCKITPGIPMKPMLAHPTKGVQEVLTRFDGLKFTCEWKYDGERAQIHLAEDGKINIYSRNQENNTSKYPDIIGRLKNTQGKEVKSCILDCEAVAWDNENKQILPFQILSTRKRKDANEADIKVQVCVFMFDLLYLNGEPLVQQPFIKRRELLKKNFKEVIGEWKFATSLDTSTMEQVQDFLDESVKGNCEGLMVKTLEQDATYEIAKRSRNWLKLKKDYLEGVGDTLDVVVIGGYIGKGKRTGTYGGFLLACYDQENEEYQSVCKIGTGFSEEDLQKHTEFFKEHIIPQTKSYYRYDSSLEPDHWFEPVQLWEIKCADLSLSPVHKAAVGIIDPEKGISLRFPRFVRIRDDKNNEDATSAQQIANMYNSQEQIKNQTSSTKVAEEDFY; this comes from the exons ATGTATACTCGTATTACGTTCAATTTGAGATCAATTGtattcaataatatttattcgcgATCTGTGATATTTTTAAGTAAACAATTCCAATTGAATGCTTTTTTCCCTATTGTAAATAATGTTCTTAATCGGATACTCGCTAATAGCAAAATTGTAAAGAATGGAGACCAAAGCAATTCGGGAAACCCTAAACGAAAAAGAGACGATAGTGGAGATAGCAGTGAAACTGTCag TTCACCTATTGGAAATTcctcaaggaagaaatcagtcTCAAAATCTCCTTCACTACTGAAGAAAGTAAATG GAACACCAAAAATTAAGCTATCACCAACAGCAACAActatggaaaaagaaaaaaaaaaaagcaaaactCCACTTACTGCtactaaaaagaaaagaaaagtcaatgaagtaaaaagtaccCCTAAGAAGAGCGAtgcaaagaagaaattgaaagatctGTCAAGTGATGAGgatcagaaagaaaatgattTAACTGTAGAGAAAAAAACAGAAACAAGTGATGAATTTGAATCTTCAAAGTCTTCGCCTAAGGAATCTAAAactaaaaaaaatgttaaaaatattgaaaagaaagcTACTAAAAAAAGGTCAAGAATAATAGCACCTGTCGATTCCAGTGACGAAGAAGAACATAAtcta TTGCCAGAGAGTCCCAAAAAAGCAAATCTTGATGTGGAGGAAAATAACCCAATTAATGAAGAAGAAAATTCTAATGAGGATGTTCTAGATATTCAAAAGGAcagcgaagaagaagaaaagaaaaaagaagacaataTAGAGAAGCCTACGAAGAAGATACATAATTTTTTTG CtccaaaagagaaagaaagtacAAACAATACTGATAAAGATAAGAAAAAGTCCTCCAGTCACTCTTATAAACCTAGTGCCTCGAAATATGACCCAATAAATGATGCATTTTGGAAACGGGGAGAAAA GGTACCATATATTGCGTTGACACGTACCTTGGAATTGATCGAAGATACAAGCGCTCgattaaaaataatagaaattttatcaaattatttCCGATCTGTAATAGTTTTAAGCCCAGATGACTTACTTCCAAGTATATATTTATGTCTCAATCAATTAGCACCTGCTTATGAAG GGATTGAATTAGGGGTGGCAGAAACAAATTTGATGAAAGCTATAGCACAATGTACTGGTAGAACATTAGCTCAAATTAAAGCAGACGTCCAAACAGTTGGGGATTTGGGCATCGTAGCAGAAGGAAGTCGTTCCAATCAAAGAACTATGTTTCGTCCTGCTCCACTGACAGTATCGAATGTATATACTAGGCTGAAAGAGATCGCACAAATGACTGGTTCTGCG TCTTTAACTAAAAAATTGGATAAAATTCAATCGCTTTTTGTAGCGTGTCGTTTTACTGAAGCCAGATATCTGATTCGGTCCCTAGCCGGCAAACTTCGAATTGGTCTAGCAGAACAATCTGTGTTACAA GCTTTGGCACTAGCATGTACTATGACACCACCAATACAAAGTTATCCACCGGAAGTTTTAGACGTGAGTAAGAAAATGTCAAGCGATGCCTTTAAACAAAAGTACGACGAAACTGCGCTTACTCTTAAAACAACATATTG TGAATGTCCAAATTATGACAAAATAATTCCTGTTTTATTAAAAGAGGGGATTGAAGAATTACCAAACAAATGTAAAATTACACCTGGCATACCTATGAAGCCAATGTTGGCACATCCTACTAAAGGTGTGCAAGAAGTATTAACGCGTTTCGATGGGTTGAAATTTACTTGTGAATGGAAGTATGATGGAGAAAGAGCGcag ATTCATTTAGCCGAGgatggtaaaattaatatttacagtAGAAATCAAGAAAATAATACCAGCAAATATCCTGATATTATAGGAAGATTAAAAAATACTCAAGGTAAAGAAGTTAAAAGTTGTATCCTTGACTGTGAAGCCGTAGCTTGGGATAACGAGAATAAACAAATCCTACCTTTCCAAATACTCAGTACAAGAAAACGCAAG GATGCGAACGAAGCAGACATTAAAGTTCAAGTATGTGTGTTCATGTTTGatttattgtatttaaatgGAGAACCACTGGTACAACAACCTTTCATAAAACGTCGTGAATTATTGAAAAAGAATTTCAAAGAAGTAATTGGAGAATGGAAATTTGCAACTAGTTTAGATACTTCGACTATGGAACAAGTGCAAGATTTCTTAGATGAATCAGTCAAAG gaAATTGCGAGGGTCTTATGGTGAAGACCTTAGAACAGGATGCAACATACGAGATTGCTAAACGTTCTCGGAATTGGTTAAAATTGAAGAAAGATTATTTAGAAGGTGTGGGTGATACATTAGACGTGGTTGTCATTGGTGGCTATATaggcaaaggaaaaaggacagGAACCTATGGAGGATTTCTTTTAGCTTGTTATGATCAAGAGAATGAGGAATATCAAAGTGTTTGTAAG ATTGGTACTGGATTTAGTGAAGAAGACCTTCAAAAGCACACAGAATTCTTCAAAGAACATATAATACCACAAACTAAGTCCTACTATCGTTATGACTCGTCTCTCGAACCTGATCACTGGTTCGAACCAGTTCAATTATGGGAAATTAAATGTGCAGATCTTTCTTTGTCACCTGTTCATAAGGCAGCCGTTGGTATTATTGATCCAGAGAAAGGAATATCTTTGCGATTTCCACGTTTTGTCCGCATTCGCGATGATAAAAACAATGAGGATGCTACATCAGCGCAACAAATTGCAAATATGTACAATAGTCAAGAGCAGATAAAAAATCAGACATCATCAACAAAAGTAGCTGAAGAAGACTTTTATTGA
- the LOC126915967 gene encoding DNA ligase 1 isoform X2, which produces MKYAREQYSKITIKSLRMAQRSITLFFSKASTKDKTEPNNTSKIVKNGDQSNSGNPKRKRDDSGDSSETVSSPIGNSSRKKSVSKSPSLLKKVNGTPKIKLSPTATTMEKEKKKSKTPLTATKKKRKVNEVKSTPKKSDAKKKLKDLSSDEDQKENDLTVEKKTETSDEFESSKSSPKESKTKKNVKNIEKKATKKRSRIIAPVDSSDEEEHNLLPESPKKANLDVEENNPINEEENSNEDVLDIQKDSEEEEKKKEDNIEKPTKKIHNFFAPKEKESTNNTDKDKKKSSSHSYKPSASKYDPINDAFWKRGEKVPYIALTRTLELIEDTSARLKIIEILSNYFRSVIVLSPDDLLPSIYLCLNQLAPAYEGIELGVAETNLMKAIAQCTGRTLAQIKADVQTVGDLGIVAEGSRSNQRTMFRPAPLTVSNVYTRLKEIAQMTGSASLTKKLDKIQSLFVACRFTEARYLIRSLAGKLRIGLAEQSVLQALALACTMTPPIQSYPPEVLDVSKKMSSDAFKQKYDETALTLKTTYCECPNYDKIIPVLLKEGIEELPNKCKITPGIPMKPMLAHPTKGVQEVLTRFDGLKFTCEWKYDGERAQIHLAEDGKINIYSRNQENNTSKYPDIIGRLKNTQGKEVKSCILDCEAVAWDNENKQILPFQILSTRKRKDANEADIKVQVCVFMFDLLYLNGEPLVQQPFIKRRELLKKNFKEVIGEWKFATSLDTSTMEQVQDFLDESVKGNCEGLMVKTLEQDATYEIAKRSRNWLKLKKDYLEGVGDTLDVVVIGGYIGKGKRTGTYGGFLLACYDQENEEYQSVCKIGTGFSEEDLQKHTEFFKEHIIPQTKSYYRYDSSLEPDHWFEPVQLWEIKCADLSLSPVHKAAVGIIDPEKGISLRFPRFVRIRDDKNNEDATSAQQIANMYNSQEQIKNQTSSTKVAEEDFY; this is translated from the exons ATGAAATATGCGCGGGAACAGTACAGCAAGATAACCATAAAAAGCCTTAGAATGGCACAACGTAGTATAAC GTTATTTTTTTCGAAAGCAAGTACGAAAGATAAGACTGAACCTAATAATACAAG CAAAATTGTAAAGAATGGAGACCAAAGCAATTCGGGAAACCCTAAACGAAAAAGAGACGATAGTGGAGATAGCAGTGAAACTGTCag TTCACCTATTGGAAATTcctcaaggaagaaatcagtcTCAAAATCTCCTTCACTACTGAAGAAAGTAAATG GAACACCAAAAATTAAGCTATCACCAACAGCAACAActatggaaaaagaaaaaaaaaaaagcaaaactCCACTTACTGCtactaaaaagaaaagaaaagtcaatgaagtaaaaagtaccCCTAAGAAGAGCGAtgcaaagaagaaattgaaagatctGTCAAGTGATGAGgatcagaaagaaaatgattTAACTGTAGAGAAAAAAACAGAAACAAGTGATGAATTTGAATCTTCAAAGTCTTCGCCTAAGGAATCTAAAactaaaaaaaatgttaaaaatattgaaaagaaagcTACTAAAAAAAGGTCAAGAATAATAGCACCTGTCGATTCCAGTGACGAAGAAGAACATAAtcta TTGCCAGAGAGTCCCAAAAAAGCAAATCTTGATGTGGAGGAAAATAACCCAATTAATGAAGAAGAAAATTCTAATGAGGATGTTCTAGATATTCAAAAGGAcagcgaagaagaagaaaagaaaaaagaagacaataTAGAGAAGCCTACGAAGAAGATACATAATTTTTTTG CtccaaaagagaaagaaagtacAAACAATACTGATAAAGATAAGAAAAAGTCCTCCAGTCACTCTTATAAACCTAGTGCCTCGAAATATGACCCAATAAATGATGCATTTTGGAAACGGGGAGAAAA GGTACCATATATTGCGTTGACACGTACCTTGGAATTGATCGAAGATACAAGCGCTCgattaaaaataatagaaattttatcaaattatttCCGATCTGTAATAGTTTTAAGCCCAGATGACTTACTTCCAAGTATATATTTATGTCTCAATCAATTAGCACCTGCTTATGAAG GGATTGAATTAGGGGTGGCAGAAACAAATTTGATGAAAGCTATAGCACAATGTACTGGTAGAACATTAGCTCAAATTAAAGCAGACGTCCAAACAGTTGGGGATTTGGGCATCGTAGCAGAAGGAAGTCGTTCCAATCAAAGAACTATGTTTCGTCCTGCTCCACTGACAGTATCGAATGTATATACTAGGCTGAAAGAGATCGCACAAATGACTGGTTCTGCG TCTTTAACTAAAAAATTGGATAAAATTCAATCGCTTTTTGTAGCGTGTCGTTTTACTGAAGCCAGATATCTGATTCGGTCCCTAGCCGGCAAACTTCGAATTGGTCTAGCAGAACAATCTGTGTTACAA GCTTTGGCACTAGCATGTACTATGACACCACCAATACAAAGTTATCCACCGGAAGTTTTAGACGTGAGTAAGAAAATGTCAAGCGATGCCTTTAAACAAAAGTACGACGAAACTGCGCTTACTCTTAAAACAACATATTG TGAATGTCCAAATTATGACAAAATAATTCCTGTTTTATTAAAAGAGGGGATTGAAGAATTACCAAACAAATGTAAAATTACACCTGGCATACCTATGAAGCCAATGTTGGCACATCCTACTAAAGGTGTGCAAGAAGTATTAACGCGTTTCGATGGGTTGAAATTTACTTGTGAATGGAAGTATGATGGAGAAAGAGCGcag ATTCATTTAGCCGAGgatggtaaaattaatatttacagtAGAAATCAAGAAAATAATACCAGCAAATATCCTGATATTATAGGAAGATTAAAAAATACTCAAGGTAAAGAAGTTAAAAGTTGTATCCTTGACTGTGAAGCCGTAGCTTGGGATAACGAGAATAAACAAATCCTACCTTTCCAAATACTCAGTACAAGAAAACGCAAG GATGCGAACGAAGCAGACATTAAAGTTCAAGTATGTGTGTTCATGTTTGatttattgtatttaaatgGAGAACCACTGGTACAACAACCTTTCATAAAACGTCGTGAATTATTGAAAAAGAATTTCAAAGAAGTAATTGGAGAATGGAAATTTGCAACTAGTTTAGATACTTCGACTATGGAACAAGTGCAAGATTTCTTAGATGAATCAGTCAAAG gaAATTGCGAGGGTCTTATGGTGAAGACCTTAGAACAGGATGCAACATACGAGATTGCTAAACGTTCTCGGAATTGGTTAAAATTGAAGAAAGATTATTTAGAAGGTGTGGGTGATACATTAGACGTGGTTGTCATTGGTGGCTATATaggcaaaggaaaaaggacagGAACCTATGGAGGATTTCTTTTAGCTTGTTATGATCAAGAGAATGAGGAATATCAAAGTGTTTGTAAG ATTGGTACTGGATTTAGTGAAGAAGACCTTCAAAAGCACACAGAATTCTTCAAAGAACATATAATACCACAAACTAAGTCCTACTATCGTTATGACTCGTCTCTCGAACCTGATCACTGGTTCGAACCAGTTCAATTATGGGAAATTAAATGTGCAGATCTTTCTTTGTCACCTGTTCATAAGGCAGCCGTTGGTATTATTGATCCAGAGAAAGGAATATCTTTGCGATTTCCACGTTTTGTCCGCATTCGCGATGATAAAAACAATGAGGATGCTACATCAGCGCAACAAATTGCAAATATGTACAATAGTCAAGAGCAGATAAAAAATCAGACATCATCAACAAAAGTAGCTGAAGAAGACTTTTATTGA
- the LOC126915964 gene encoding ubiquitin-like modifier-activating enzyme 1 yields the protein MSSAEVVESSVDPPAKKRRVAATTGGGDDDPTTTADMAKNGSTSRATTEIDEGLYSRQLYVLGHDAMRRMASSNVLISGLGGLGVEIAKNVILGGVKSVTLHDDALCQISDLGSQFYLTEADVGKNRAIACCQRLSELNNYVPTCHYSGPLTDSFIKKFKVVVLTETPLNEQLRISEITHANDIALIIADTRGLFSQVFCDFGEKFTVVDINGEPPVSSMVASISQDTEGVVTCLDDTRHGMEDGDSVTFSEVQGMTELNGCDPIKIKVLGPYTFSIGDTSKYSEYIRGGIVTQVKMPKILQFASLKDALKTPKFQITDFGKFDYPEQLHLAFIVLHKYIEENGQSPRPWNQEDADKFLNLAKTVKEEVGSETEINAELLEIFAKICSGNLNPMNATIGGIVAQEVMKACSGKFHPIFQWLYFDAIECLPADRSELTEEDCRPIGSRYDSQVAVFGRKFQSKIGSLKYFVVGAGAIGCELLKNFAMLGVGAENGSVIVTDMDLIEKSNLNRQFLFRPSDVQQSKSSTAARVIKSMNPDMKVIAHENRVCPETEKVYNDDFFEVLDGVANALDNVNARIYMDRRCVYYRKPLLESGTLGTKGNTQVVVPFLTESYSSSQDPPEKTVPICTLKNFPYAIEHTLQWARDNFEGLFRQAAENAAQHISDPQFVERTLKLPGVQPLEVLESVKTALVDERPKTFADCIAWARCHWQEQYSNQIRQLLYNFPPDQVTSSGQPFWSGPKRCPKPLTFNVNDPLHLDYIVAAANLKAKVYGIPVNRNRDEIARIVSTVQVPEFTPKSGVKIAETDSQVQASNGSGNIDHERLTQLQEELPRVEDLNGLVIHPQEFEKDDDTNFHIDFIVAASNLRATNYKITPADRHKSKLIAGKIIPAIATTTSVVAGLVCLELIKLTRGVKDLSVYKNGFVNLALPFFGFSEPIAAPKLKYYDSEWTLWDRFEVKGELTLKEFLDYFKEHHNLEVTMLSQGICMLYSFFMAKPKCQERMGLLMSEVVKKVSKKKLESHIRALVFELCCNDVDGNDVEVPYVRYTLP from the exons ATGTCTAGTGCTGAGGTGGTGGAGAGTTCCGTTGACCCCCCAGCTAAGAAGCGACGCGTTGCTGCCACCACGGGAGGAGGCGACGACGATCCAACGACGACCGCAGACATGGCGAAAAATGGCTCGACGTCCCGGGCTACCACCGAAATTGATGAGGGTCTATACTCCAGGCAGCTCTACGTCCTCGGCCATGACGCTATGCGTCGCATGGCATCCTCGAATGTCTTGATATCCGGTCTTGGCGGACTCGGCGTCGAAATCGCCAAGAACGTCATCCTCGGCGGCGTCAAGTCCGTTACCTTGCACGATGACGCATTGTGCCAGATTTCAGACCTCGGCTCACAGTTCTATCTTACCGAGGCGGATGTAG GTAAAAACCGTGCCATTGCTTGCTGTCAACGCTTGTCTGAGCTGAACAATTATGTCCCTACATGTCACTACTCCGGGCCTTTAACAGATTCCTTTATTAAGAAGTTCAAGGTTGTGGTTTTGACTGAAACTCCATTGAATGAACAATTACGTATCTCTGAAATTACTCATGCAAATGATATAGCACTTATTATAGCAGATACCAGAGGCCTATTTTCTCAAGTCTTTTGTGATTTTGGAGAAAAATTTACAGTAGTTGATATCAATGGTGAACCACCTGTAAGTTCAATGGTTGCCAGTATTTCGCAAGATACCGAAGGTGTTGTTACTTGTTTAGACGACACACGTCATGGCATGGAGGATGGTGACTCTGTCACCTTTTCTGAAGTACAGGGCATGACAGAATTAAATGGTTGTGATCCAATAAAGATAAAAGTTCTTGGTCCATACACTTTCAGCATTGGGGATACATCTAAATACTCTGAATATATTCGGGGTGGTATAGTAACACAAGTAAAAATGCCAAAGATCTTACAATTTGCTTCTTTGAAAGATGCTTTGAAGACACCAAAGTTCCAGATAACTGATTTTGGAAAGTTTGACTATCCAGAACAATTACATTTGGCTTTTATTGTATTACATAAATACATAGAAGAAAATGGACAATCACCTAGACCATGGAATCAAGAGGACGCAGACAAATTTCTGAACCTTGCTAAAACTGTCAAAGAGGAAGTAGGCAGTGAAACAGAAATAAATGCAGAGCTGcttgaaatatttgcaaagaTATGCTCTGGAAATTTAAATCCAATGAATGCTACCATTGGAGGAATTGTAGCCCAAGAAGTGATGAAGGCTTGTTCTGGAAAGTTTCACCCTATATTCCAATGGTTGTATTTTGATGCCATTGAGTGTCTACCTGCAGATCGTTCTGAACTTACAGAAGAAGATTGTCGTCCTATTGGATCACGTTATGATTCACAGGTTGCGGTTTTCGGCCGCAAGTTCCAGTCAAAGATTGGAAGCTTGAAATACTTTGTTGTTGGAGCTGGAGCTATTGGGTGTGAATTGCTCAAGAACTTTGCAATGTTAGGTGTTGGTGCTGAAAATGGTAGTGTAATAGTCACTGACATGGATTTGATAGAAAAATCTAACTTGAATAGACAATTCTTATTTAGACCATCTGATGTTCAGCAATCCAAATCATCAACAGCAGCTAGAGTTATAAAAAGTATGAATCCTGACATGAAGGTGATTGCTCATGAAAACAGAGTATGTCCTGAAACAGAGAAAGTATATAACGACGACTTTTTTGAGGTTTTAGACGGGGTTGCGAATGCATTAGATAACGTTAACGCCCGTATTTATATGGATCGTCGTTGTGTATATTATAGGAAGCCCCTCTTGGAATCTGGTACATTAGGTACAAAGGGTAATACTCAAGTTGTTGTTCCATTTTTAACTGAATCATACAGCTCCTCCCAAGATCCTCCGGAAAAGACTGTACCAATCTGCACGCTAAAGAATTTTCCCTATGCTATAGAACACACTCTGCAATGGGCCAGAGACAATTTCGAAGGTCTATTTCGCCAAGCGGCGGAGAACGCCGCTCAACATATATCCGATCCACAATTTGTGGAGAGAACGCTAAAATTACCTGGAGTTCAACCACTAGAAGTATTAGAATCTGTTAAAACAGCCTTGGTCGATGAAAGACCAAAAACATTCGCCGACTGCATCGCATGGGCTCGTTGCCATTGGCAGGAACAATACAGCAATCAAATTAGACAACTTCTGTATAATTTTCCTCCTGATCAAGTAACATCCAGTGGTCAACCATTTTGGTCTGGACCAAAAAGATGCCCCAAACCACTCACATTTAATGTTAATGATCCACTACATTTAGACTATATTGTAGCTGCTGCTAATTTAAAGGCAAAGGTTTATGGTATTCCTGTTAACAGAAACCGAGATGAAATAGCTAGGATTGTTAGCACTGTTCAAGTGCCGGAATTCACACCAAAATCTGGAGTGAAAATTGCGGAAACGGATTCACAGGTACAAGCGTCCAATGGTAGCGGAAATATAGATCATGAAAGACTCACTCAGTTACAAGAAGAACTACCAAGGGTTGAAGATCTTAACGGCCTGGTAATACATCCGCAAGAATTCGAGAAGGATGACGATACCAACTTCCACATAGACTTCATTGTGGCAGCTTCAAATCTCCGTGCTACCAATTACAAAATTACACCAGCTGACAGACACAAGAGTAAACTAATTGCTGGTAAAATAATACCAGCCATTGCTACTACAACTTCAGTGGTAGCAGGTTTAGTTTGCCTTGAGCTTATTAAACTGACTCGCGGCGTAAAAGATTTGTCTGTTTATAAGAATGGCTTCGTCAACTTGGCTCTGCCATTCTTCGGATTCTCAGAGCCAATTGCTGCGCCAAAACTAAAGTACTATGATTCAGAATGGACCCTCTGGGATCGATTCGAAGTGAAAGGAGAGTTGACGCTGAAAGAGTTCTTGGATTACTTCAAAGAACATCACAATCTAGAGGTCACCATGCTCTCTCAAGGTATTTGCATGCTTTACTCGTTCTTCATGGCAAAGCCTAAATGCCAAGAACGTATGGGCCTTTTGATGTCTGAAGTGGTGAAGAAGGTATCAAAGAAGAAATTGGAAAGCCATATACGTGCGTTGGTATTTGAACTCTGCTGCAACGATGTTGATGGTAATGATGTGGAAGTTCCATATGTTCGCTACACTTTGCCGTGA